A genomic stretch from Anaerolinea thermophila UNI-1 includes:
- a CDS encoding ABC transporter substrate-binding protein produces the protein MKTAKQWIFLAMIALFVASLMGCAPQATPTTEVPQPTEPPQVEPTATEVPPTPEPTATEAPQPVTLRYANWNLGTEEENNIQRQLVKAYMEMNPHVTIEFVDMSAEGGWDANLNAYAAKGELPDVFMANNMPLYVKNGWVADLTDLVKDDSDWANVPQVLKDGVTYGDKVLGLPAAQFIMGYFVNKDLFEAANLDAPEYGVAPEDFFAAVTALNNPAKGILGLDEMEFVLGWYPHTVDPNLKWFSFDGTKMNYNSAAFKEAIAKVAELKPYTWQGLTDEQKANFKSQDPWELFLNQEVGVRWEGGWNLPNFVQNATFEWDFVGIPGGTQALVMDIMAVSKTTKNLEEAYKFAKWMTFSSEAYAKEAELAKAAGSAPKMPVAMDDASLALYREFVDKPGVNAALDNLDASLVESLAKIVPGYIQARWEGKPGIDIGEDKDVNMWYMFNFASEGKFKYEDYAAKLEEFANKILADAKAEVEASLK, from the coding sequence ATGAAAACCGCTAAACAATGGATCTTTTTGGCGATGATCGCCTTGTTCGTTGCCAGCCTGATGGGTTGTGCTCCTCAGGCAACCCCCACTACCGAAGTGCCTCAGCCTACCGAACCTCCTCAGGTAGAGCCGACGGCGACCGAAGTTCCGCCTACGCCGGAACCCACCGCTACTGAAGCCCCTCAGCCGGTGACCCTGCGCTACGCGAACTGGAACCTGGGCACGGAAGAGGAAAACAACATCCAGCGCCAACTGGTTAAAGCCTATATGGAGATGAATCCTCACGTGACCATCGAGTTCGTGGATATGTCCGCTGAGGGTGGCTGGGATGCCAATCTCAACGCCTATGCCGCCAAGGGCGAACTGCCGGATGTCTTCATGGCAAACAACATGCCCCTGTACGTCAAGAACGGCTGGGTGGCTGACCTGACCGACCTGGTTAAGGACGACTCCGACTGGGCGAATGTGCCGCAGGTACTGAAAGACGGCGTAACCTATGGGGACAAAGTGTTGGGCTTGCCCGCCGCGCAGTTCATCATGGGGTACTTCGTCAATAAGGACCTCTTCGAAGCCGCCAACCTGGATGCGCCGGAATATGGTGTTGCTCCAGAAGATTTCTTTGCCGCAGTCACCGCGCTCAACAATCCCGCTAAGGGCATCCTCGGGCTGGATGAGATGGAGTTTGTGCTGGGCTGGTATCCGCACACTGTGGACCCGAACCTGAAGTGGTTCTCGTTCGACGGCACCAAGATGAATTACAACTCCGCCGCCTTCAAGGAAGCCATTGCCAAGGTTGCCGAATTGAAACCCTATACCTGGCAGGGCTTGACCGACGAGCAGAAAGCCAACTTCAAATCTCAGGATCCCTGGGAACTCTTCCTGAATCAGGAAGTGGGCGTGCGCTGGGAAGGCGGCTGGAACCTGCCTAACTTTGTGCAGAACGCCACCTTTGAATGGGACTTCGTGGGTATTCCTGGCGGCACTCAGGCGCTGGTGATGGACATCATGGCAGTTTCCAAGACCACCAAGAACCTGGAGGAAGCCTATAAATTCGCCAAGTGGATGACCTTCTCTTCCGAAGCCTATGCCAAGGAAGCCGAATTAGCCAAGGCGGCAGGTTCTGCCCCCAAGATGCCGGTGGCGATGGACGATGCCTCACTGGCACTCTACCGCGAGTTTGTGGATAAGCCCGGTGTCAATGCCGCGCTGGATAATCTGGATGCCAGCCTGGTTGAATCGCTGGCGAAGATCGTCCCCGGTTACATCCAGGCGCGCTGGGAAGGCAAGCCCGGTATCGACATCGGCGAGGACAAGGACGTCAATATGTGGTACATGTTCAATTTCGCCAGCGAGGGCAAGTTCAAGTACGAGGACTACGCCGCTAAACTGGAAGAATTTGCCAACAAGATTCTTGCCGACGCCAAAGCCGAGGTGGAAGCCAGCCTGAAATAA
- a CDS encoding DUF711 family protein, giving the protein MKVRSVTCFFDPRSAQGYAHLDRLARLAQEAQTLFNNAGIEVQTTRLATVPFPLLYPTEEIGNAVRLAQSLEADARERGFSYLSLGPALPRFPASYDLIVPMLEATQNVFFGGVIATNTEGLSLPAVRACAQIIHRAAGLSPDGFANLRFGALANVNAHTPFFPAAYHNGERPAFALAVESADLALEALRRATSLQDARQRLITALEDTATRLTARATHLSQQFEVEFKGLDFSFAPYPADWCSLAGALETLGLPALGQAGSVASAAFLADALDRGRWLKTGFNGLMLPVLEDSILAKRAAQETLGVKDLLLYSCMCGAGLDTLPLPGDATPEQLEGVLLDIGAISLRLNKSLIARLLPVPGKHAGEAVQWDFEYFAPSRVMALPAAPLKGLLKGDEVVNIQPRP; this is encoded by the coding sequence ATGAAAGTCCGTTCGGTGACCTGTTTTTTTGACCCGCGCAGTGCTCAAGGCTATGCGCATCTCGACCGCCTTGCCCGGCTGGCGCAGGAAGCACAAACCCTCTTCAACAATGCCGGAATTGAGGTGCAGACCACCCGCCTGGCAACCGTGCCTTTTCCTCTGCTCTATCCTACCGAAGAAATCGGCAACGCCGTACGCCTGGCGCAGTCGCTGGAAGCCGATGCCCGCGAGCGCGGTTTTTCCTACCTTTCGTTAGGTCCTGCCCTGCCAAGGTTCCCCGCCAGTTACGATTTAATCGTCCCCATGCTGGAAGCCACGCAAAACGTCTTCTTTGGCGGGGTGATTGCCACAAATACCGAAGGACTGTCCCTGCCGGCAGTCCGCGCCTGCGCACAGATTATTCACCGCGCGGCGGGGTTAAGTCCCGACGGGTTTGCCAACTTGCGGTTTGGCGCGCTGGCAAACGTGAACGCGCATACCCCCTTCTTCCCCGCCGCCTATCACAATGGGGAGCGTCCGGCTTTTGCCCTAGCGGTAGAAAGCGCCGATCTGGCACTGGAAGCCCTGCGGCGGGCAACTTCCCTGCAGGACGCCCGCCAGCGCCTCATCACCGCGCTGGAAGATACCGCCACCCGCCTGACGGCACGCGCCACACATCTCAGCCAGCAGTTTGAGGTGGAGTTCAAAGGGCTGGACTTTTCCTTTGCGCCCTACCCGGCGGATTGGTGCTCGCTGGCGGGCGCGCTGGAAACACTGGGCTTGCCTGCGCTGGGACAGGCGGGCTCGGTTGCTTCGGCGGCGTTCCTTGCCGATGCTCTCGACCGCGGACGCTGGTTGAAGACCGGTTTCAACGGCTTGATGCTCCCCGTGCTGGAAGATTCTATTCTGGCAAAGCGCGCCGCACAGGAAACACTGGGGGTAAAAGACCTGCTGTTGTATTCCTGCATGTGCGGCGCCGGTCTGGATACCCTGCCCCTGCCCGGGGATGCCACGCCGGAGCAGTTGGAAGGCGTACTGCTGGATATTGGGGCAATTTCCCTGCGCCTGAACAAGTCCCTCATCGCCCGACTGCTCCCCGTGCCGGGGAAACACGCGGGAGAGGCGGTGCAGTGGGATTTCGAATACTTCGCCCCCAGCCGGGTGATGGCACTGCCAGCCGCGCCGTTGAAAGGTCTGCTGAAAGGGGATGAAGTCGTAAACATCCAGCCCCGTCCATAA
- a CDS encoding nucleotidyltransferase domain-containing protein: MLPGLSFLPEAKRQLLETLVERLSKIEGLVAVVLGGSYASGTFHEASDMDIGLYYEESAPFSIEDIRTVAQEAAENGNVTVTGFYEWGPWVNGGAWIHTPHGKVDFLYRNLNQVQRTIAEAREGIVHHDYDQQPTYGWYSVIYLAETQICIPLYDPEGRVSQLKQEVAPYPPKLKQKILADSLWSVEFTLLHARGFATQGDVYNTVGCLTRAASNLTQALFALNERYFIRDKKVMKTLAGFSILPLGYADTLQDILAYPGRRAAELIQSVQAMEQVWQSVVALPGVDYAPKFRL; this comes from the coding sequence ATGTTGCCTGGATTGTCATTCCTTCCCGAAGCCAAACGGCAATTGCTGGAAACGCTGGTGGAGCGCCTCAGTAAAATCGAGGGGTTGGTTGCTGTTGTGCTGGGCGGCTCGTATGCCAGCGGCACTTTTCATGAAGCCTCGGATATGGATATCGGCTTGTATTATGAAGAGTCTGCACCGTTTTCAATCGAAGATATTCGCACGGTCGCGCAGGAAGCGGCAGAAAATGGTAATGTCACGGTCACGGGGTTTTACGAGTGGGGCCCGTGGGTCAACGGGGGTGCTTGGATTCATACCCCGCACGGGAAGGTGGACTTTCTCTACCGCAACCTCAATCAGGTTCAGCGCACGATTGCCGAAGCGCGAGAGGGCATTGTGCATCATGATTACGATCAGCAACCCACTTACGGCTGGTACAGCGTAATTTACCTGGCGGAGACGCAAATTTGTATCCCGTTGTACGACCCTGAGGGCCGGGTTTCCCAACTCAAGCAGGAAGTAGCCCCTTATCCGCCTAAACTTAAGCAGAAAATCCTTGCCGATTCGCTCTGGTCGGTAGAGTTTACTCTACTTCATGCGCGCGGTTTTGCCACTCAGGGTGATGTGTATAACACGGTGGGGTGTCTGACGCGCGCCGCATCTAACCTGACGCAGGCGCTCTTTGCGTTGAATGAGCGTTATTTCATACGCGATAAAAAAGTAATGAAAACTCTGGCGGGTTTTTCCATCCTGCCCCTGGGGTACGCGGATACCTTGCAGGACATTCTGGCGTATCCGGGCAGGAGGGCGGCGGAGTTAATCCAGTCGGTTCAGGCGATGGAACAGGTCTGGCAGAGTGTGGTGGCGTTGCCGGGGGTGGATTATGCCCCAAAGTTTCGCTTGTAG
- a CDS encoding glycerol-3-phosphate acyltransferase: MDWIWLILSVLIGYLFGSISFARIIVRRLSPEVDLTQAAMPIQGVDDPMPLKTVSATTAGLMLGEKVGGVIGILDMLKAFIPVLVIRLIFSDQPYFLLTALSSTIGRNWPLYYRFQGGRGISTIYGGLLAIDWLGAVLTSVGGMLLGIAVLRDFALVFPLSLLLIIPWMGVRTGSLWYILYALGVNVLFWIAILPELKEVARIRRKRGWK; the protein is encoded by the coding sequence ATGGATTGGATCTGGCTAATCCTCTCGGTACTTATTGGTTATCTTTTCGGTTCTATTTCCTTTGCGCGGATTATTGTCCGGCGCCTTTCCCCTGAGGTAGATCTCACCCAAGCCGCCATGCCCATTCAAGGGGTGGATGACCCCATGCCGTTAAAAACCGTGAGCGCCACGACCGCAGGGCTGATGCTGGGGGAAAAAGTAGGCGGTGTGATTGGAATTTTGGATATGCTCAAAGCCTTTATTCCTGTACTGGTAATTCGCCTGATTTTCTCGGATCAACCTTATTTTTTGCTGACGGCATTGTCGAGCACCATTGGTCGCAACTGGCCTCTCTATTACCGCTTTCAGGGTGGACGTGGAATTTCCACCATTTATGGCGGCTTGCTTGCCATTGATTGGCTTGGGGCAGTACTTACCTCAGTGGGGGGAATGTTGCTGGGAATTGCCGTGTTGCGCGATTTTGCTCTGGTATTTCCTCTCAGTCTTCTTCTCATCATTCCGTGGATGGGAGTGAGGACGGGAAGTCTCTGGTATATCCTGTATGCGTTGGGGGTAAATGTTTTGTTCTGGATTGCTATCCTGCCAGAATTGAAGGAGGTGGCGCGGATTCGCCGAAAACGTGGCTGGAAGTGA
- a CDS encoding HlyD family secretion protein, producing MHRFLRSFPILLFIFVVGLSGCNPAGITPQATPLSANDLADSTITASGTVIPAQYQWVGFESGGTLRELLVATGDTVSPGQILARLDETILRAAVTQAKAALIRARNIRNELEELPKEDSRAAAVAAVASAEANLDRLERSGARQIEIDAAKAQLESARASLKALEEGASRAQITQADADVEAAQAALEQAEAALRSATLQAPFGGQVVEIAPKVGDVLAPGQPIILLADLSKMQVETTDLSEVDVAQIAIGDDVLVTFDALEGITVRGKVVKIALKAAPGVNVTYPVTIELENPPQSLRWGMTAFIKIQP from the coding sequence ATGCACCGCTTTCTTCGTTCTTTTCCAATTCTCCTGTTTATTTTTGTCGTGGGGCTTTCCGGATGCAACCCCGCGGGTATCACTCCTCAAGCCACCCCTCTCTCTGCAAATGATTTAGCCGACTCAACGATTACGGCTTCTGGCACCGTGATTCCTGCTCAGTATCAGTGGGTTGGATTTGAAAGCGGCGGTACCCTGCGAGAACTATTGGTTGCAACGGGAGACACCGTCTCCCCAGGGCAAATCCTGGCACGGTTGGACGAGACTATCCTGCGAGCGGCAGTCACCCAAGCCAAAGCCGCATTGATTCGGGCACGCAACATTCGCAATGAGTTGGAAGAACTGCCTAAAGAAGATTCCCGCGCCGCTGCAGTAGCGGCTGTAGCCAGTGCAGAAGCCAATCTCGACCGTCTGGAACGCAGCGGAGCGCGACAAATCGAGATTGACGCCGCGAAAGCCCAACTGGAAAGCGCCCGTGCCTCTTTGAAAGCCCTGGAAGAAGGCGCCTCGCGGGCACAAATTACCCAGGCAGACGCAGATGTGGAGGCTGCGCAGGCAGCCCTTGAACAGGCCGAAGCAGCCCTGCGCAGTGCTACATTACAAGCCCCCTTCGGAGGTCAGGTGGTGGAGATTGCCCCCAAAGTAGGGGATGTGCTAGCCCCTGGTCAACCGATTATCCTGCTGGCAGACCTTTCAAAGATGCAGGTGGAAACGACCGACTTAAGCGAGGTGGACGTAGCGCAAATTGCCATTGGAGATGATGTGCTGGTCACCTTTGATGCCCTGGAAGGCATCACTGTCAGGGGAAAAGTGGTGAAAATTGCCCTGAAAGCCGCGCCGGGGGTGAACGTGACGTATCCGGTGACCATTGAACTTGAAAACCCGCCGCAATCCCTGCGATGGGGTATGACTGCATTTATCAAGATCCAACCATGA
- a CDS encoding GH36-type glycosyl hydrolase domain-containing protein: protein MSHPFECKYGYFSDDGREYCITTPFTPRPWGNIISNGDYSLMISQNGSGYSWRGNAGQNRITRSFQDLIKDNWGKYLYIRDRKSGAFWSATFKPVMHPYEDFLVVHSIGYSRFIQVIEGIRSELTVFIAPDAPVELMQLTLTNLGEDTRELDVTSYAEWALGFAPDEHREFHKLFIDTSTDFTLNAVFARKYLWGFPDEHGRYNNINWPYTAFMAVSEPLVSFDCDKESFLGMYRSEEHPAAMDAQHLSGRVGRFHDAIAALQVAVSLAPQQSKTVVFTLGAAEDEKEDAAALIRRFTSVEASRQTLQAVHDFWSRFVDGEHVETPDPALNFMTNYWLKYQAISCRLWGKSAFYQVSAGYGYRDQLQDSQIFLVGDPSFARKQLLMHAAQQFIEGDVLHWWFSIRGGGPRTNCSDDLLWLPFILDAYLKETADYAILDEAVPYLNAPAEPLYDHCKRAIERAFSRFSPRGIPLMGDHDWNDGLNAVGTLLKGESFWVAEFLYVILGNFIPLARRRGDECFARRCEDVRVSLKDALNRFGWDGEWYLQATTDAGLPLGSHENDEGRIFLMPNIWAIISGMAEGERTRKVVDSITRYLLKDYGTLLNYPAFTKPRPDVGYVTRYAPGLRENGGVYTHAATWSVWAYTLAGEPERAYEAYHKICPPNRSADIDTYKAEPYVTPGNVDGPQSEYYGRGGWTWYTGSAQWLHRVATHWILGIRPQEEGLLVDPSIPAEWDGFTVRRRFRSAEYEIHVRNPEHVHRGVKSLVVDGKPLESNLIPVFADGQKHVVEVVLGRKE from the coding sequence ATGAGCCATCCCTTTGAATGCAAATACGGTTACTTCTCCGACGATGGCAGGGAATACTGCATCACTACTCCATTTACGCCCCGTCCCTGGGGCAACATCATCAGCAATGGCGATTACAGCCTGATGATTTCCCAAAACGGCTCGGGGTATTCCTGGCGCGGCAATGCCGGGCAGAACCGCATCACCCGTTCATTTCAGGATTTAATCAAGGACAATTGGGGGAAGTATCTTTACATTCGTGACCGCAAAAGCGGCGCTTTTTGGTCGGCAACCTTCAAGCCCGTCATGCATCCTTACGAGGATTTCCTGGTTGTTCATAGCATTGGTTATTCCCGTTTCATTCAGGTCATCGAGGGTATCCGCAGTGAACTGACCGTCTTTATCGCCCCTGATGCGCCGGTGGAATTGATGCAGTTAACCCTCACCAACCTCGGTGAGGACACCCGTGAACTGGATGTGACTTCTTATGCCGAGTGGGCGCTAGGGTTTGCCCCTGACGAACACCGCGAGTTTCATAAATTGTTCATCGACACTTCCACCGATTTTACTCTCAATGCTGTGTTTGCCCGCAAGTACCTGTGGGGCTTCCCCGATGAGCATGGACGTTACAACAATATCAACTGGCCCTACACGGCTTTCATGGCAGTCAGCGAGCCGCTGGTTTCCTTTGATTGCGATAAAGAGTCCTTCCTCGGCATGTACCGCAGTGAGGAGCACCCCGCCGCCATGGATGCGCAACACCTGAGCGGGCGTGTGGGGCGTTTTCACGATGCCATTGCCGCTCTGCAGGTAGCGGTCAGCCTGGCGCCGCAGCAATCGAAGACGGTGGTTTTCACCCTGGGCGCTGCTGAAGATGAAAAGGAAGACGCCGCTGCTTTGATTCGCCGTTTTACCTCGGTGGAAGCCAGTCGGCAAACCCTGCAGGCCGTACATGACTTCTGGTCGCGCTTTGTAGATGGAGAACATGTTGAGACGCCCGACCCCGCTCTCAACTTCATGACCAATTACTGGCTCAAGTATCAGGCGATTTCCTGCCGCTTGTGGGGTAAGTCGGCGTTCTATCAGGTCTCAGCGGGCTACGGCTACCGGGATCAACTGCAGGACAGCCAGATTTTTCTGGTGGGAGACCCGTCCTTTGCCCGCAAGCAACTGCTAATGCACGCCGCCCAGCAGTTCATCGAAGGCGATGTCCTGCACTGGTGGTTTTCCATCCGCGGCGGTGGCCCGCGCACCAATTGCTCGGACGATTTGCTGTGGTTGCCCTTTATTCTGGATGCTTACCTGAAAGAAACCGCCGATTACGCCATTCTGGACGAAGCCGTTCCGTACCTGAATGCCCCCGCAGAACCGCTGTATGACCACTGCAAACGTGCCATCGAACGGGCTTTCTCGCGCTTCTCCCCACGCGGTATCCCCTTGATGGGCGATCACGACTGGAACGACGGTTTGAACGCCGTGGGTACCCTGCTGAAAGGCGAAAGTTTTTGGGTTGCCGAGTTCCTTTACGTGATTCTGGGAAATTTCATCCCGCTGGCGCGACGCCGCGGCGATGAGTGCTTTGCCCGCCGTTGCGAGGATGTGCGTGTCAGCCTGAAAGATGCCCTCAACCGCTTCGGCTGGGATGGGGAGTGGTATCTTCAGGCAACCACCGATGCTGGCCTGCCGCTGGGTTCGCATGAAAACGATGAGGGCAGGATTTTCCTCATGCCCAATATCTGGGCAATCATCAGCGGGATGGCGGAAGGCGAGCGCACCCGCAAGGTGGTGGACTCGATTACCCGCTACCTGCTCAAAGATTACGGCACTCTGCTCAATTACCCCGCTTTCACCAAACCCCGTCCCGATGTGGGCTATGTCACCCGCTATGCGCCCGGCTTGCGCGAGAATGGTGGCGTTTATACCCATGCCGCTACCTGGTCGGTGTGGGCATATACCCTGGCGGGGGAACCTGAACGGGCTTACGAAGCCTACCACAAAATTTGTCCCCCTAACCGCAGTGCCGATATCGACACCTATAAAGCCGAGCCTTATGTTACCCCCGGAAATGTGGATGGTCCGCAGTCCGAGTATTACGGTCGCGGCGGGTGGACGTGGTACACCGGCTCCGCGCAGTGGCTTCACCGGGTGGCAACGCACTGGATTCTGGGGATTCGCCCGCAGGAAGAGGGCTTGCTGGTAGATCCCTCAATCCCTGCGGAGTGGGATGGCTTTACCGTTCGTCGCCGTTTCCGTAGCGCTGAATACGAAATTCACGTGCGCAACCCTGAGCATGTCCATCGCGGGGTGAAGTCGCTGGTGGTGGACGGCAAGCCGTTAGAAAGCAATCTGATTCCCGTCTTTGCTGATGGACAGAAGCATGTGGTAGAGGTAGTGTTGGGACGCAAAGAGTAA
- a CDS encoding TrmH family RNA methyltransferase produces MPVEKITSLHNPRIQSIRALIQRREERRERGWFVAEGVRLVEEGVQAGWQAVMALYSADLSARGQALLPALHAQGAEVFEVPASLLKQISDTETPQGILTVFARRVYSLPEPLDFVVIADNLRDPGNLGTLLRSAAAAGAQTVWLTPGTVDAFSPKVLRAGMGAHFRLPVQEVSLEWMRDFRHQHPGMHLYLAEAENGTPCWDTDLTQPLALVIGGEAEGASLEMRALVDGNITIPMPGKSESLNAAVAAGILLFEVVRQRRQAP; encoded by the coding sequence GTGCCTGTTGAGAAGATTACTTCCCTCCACAATCCACGCATTCAAAGCATTCGCGCGCTGATTCAGCGCCGTGAGGAACGCCGCGAACGCGGCTGGTTTGTCGCCGAAGGGGTGCGCCTGGTTGAAGAAGGCGTGCAAGCCGGCTGGCAAGCAGTCATGGCGCTGTACTCCGCCGACCTTTCGGCTCGCGGACAAGCCCTGCTTCCCGCGCTTCACGCGCAGGGAGCGGAAGTTTTTGAGGTGCCTGCTTCGCTTCTGAAACAAATCTCGGATACCGAAACCCCCCAGGGCATCCTGACTGTTTTTGCCCGCCGGGTTTACTCTCTGCCCGAGCCGCTGGATTTTGTGGTCATCGCCGATAACCTGCGCGACCCGGGCAATCTGGGTACGCTGTTGCGTTCGGCGGCGGCGGCAGGCGCGCAAACCGTCTGGCTTACCCCCGGCACGGTGGACGCCTTCTCCCCCAAGGTTCTGCGCGCCGGCATGGGAGCGCATTTCCGCCTGCCGGTTCAGGAAGTCTCGCTGGAGTGGATGCGGGATTTTCGCCATCAGCACCCCGGCATGCACTTGTACCTGGCAGAAGCCGAGAACGGCACTCCCTGCTGGGATACCGACCTGACCCAGCCGCTGGCGCTGGTGATTGGCGGGGAAGCCGAAGGCGCCAGCCTGGAAATGCGCGCGCTGGTGGACGGCAATATCACCATCCCCATGCCAGGAAAGAGTGAATCGCTCAATGCGGCAGTTGCCGCAGGCATTTTGCTGTTCGAAGTGGTACGACAAAGGAGACAAGCACCATGA
- a CDS encoding ABC transporter permease: MFRLLRLLTLRSLRIHFLRTWLSTLGIVLGVASILAMGTTNAAALDAVSRLFQDAAGSAHLTVVPGNASEKGISESLLRRIRTYPGVRFVAPSLQGQAVLAKQAPQGGVGISFFGIGVEGGLTLYGVDPALDAVVRQYSLLEGRMLRDAPGEILLVETFANEQNLKVGGRVELFTPSGVQRFQLVGILKREGAGRINNGAVGFVPLKQAQKIFERSGELDRMDVVVEEPYRGVKELESLRLTLMERLGDEVSVVYPSGQGKRMAQMFNSYQIGLNFMSGMALFVGVFLIYNTFSMRVVERKREFGMLRTLGMTNRQVAVLVLAEAGLLGVMGSIAGVALGLLLSVGLARLLSVLLGQDLTISSIPGGVLFSSVVAGLLATLVAASLPAYQASRISPMESLRIRGIQREGWLFRFGWAIGLAIFLLSTLLLVWNPFAYDVQFRLGSLSVFGLFVGGALFIPGSLDLWDRISRPVFVRLYGNSGRLGTANIRRARLRTTLTVAALMMGVAMTVVVRGMTSSFKVDLLDWINAVVGGDIYVGSSLSLQGDVWRRIAAVEGVQAATPIRYVDVRARLQGREEEDLIFMAVDPRQYVQVTRFVFSDPGTDLQTVIQQLEQGEHVLVSSVIADRFGLGVGDVLSLKTSSGWKGFTVAGVVVDFYNQGLTVTGTWQDMRRYFKLSDASAIFVRVQPGTSIQSVIHRMDEQYGERYRLTLLSNETLKAQINTLLNQAFSMFDMLAIIAILVASLGIVNTLTMNVLERAREIGMLRSIGMTREQVAGMILAEAGVMGLFGGLLGLAFGALLSRIFLQAMMAMSNYRLQFVLPVEGLLISLLAAWGISQIAALIPAVRASQIPVLEAIRYE, translated from the coding sequence ATGTTTCGGCTTCTTCGCCTGCTTACACTGCGATCTTTGCGCATACATTTCCTGCGCACCTGGCTCAGCACCCTGGGAATTGTTCTGGGCGTTGCCAGCATTCTTGCTATGGGCACCACCAACGCAGCAGCGCTGGATGCTGTCTCCCGTCTTTTTCAGGATGCGGCAGGAAGCGCTCATCTAACCGTAGTCCCTGGTAATGCTTCAGAAAAAGGCATCTCCGAAAGCCTTCTACGCAGAATTCGCACGTACCCTGGCGTTCGCTTTGTTGCTCCTTCTCTTCAGGGACAGGCAGTTCTAGCAAAGCAAGCCCCACAGGGTGGGGTGGGAATCAGTTTCTTCGGGATTGGGGTAGAGGGAGGATTAACCCTGTATGGGGTTGACCCCGCGCTGGATGCGGTGGTGCGTCAGTATTCTCTTTTGGAAGGAAGAATGTTGCGCGATGCCCCGGGTGAAATTTTACTGGTTGAGACCTTTGCAAACGAACAAAATCTCAAGGTGGGGGGAAGGGTAGAGCTGTTCACTCCCAGCGGAGTTCAGCGTTTTCAACTGGTAGGTATTCTGAAGCGGGAGGGTGCCGGGCGCATTAATAACGGTGCGGTCGGTTTTGTCCCCTTAAAGCAAGCCCAGAAGATTTTTGAGCGTTCTGGGGAACTGGATCGCATGGATGTGGTTGTAGAAGAGCCCTATCGAGGGGTCAAAGAACTTGAATCGTTGCGCCTCACTCTCATGGAGCGTCTTGGCGATGAGGTTTCGGTGGTTTATCCCTCCGGACAGGGCAAGCGTATGGCGCAGATGTTCAACAGTTACCAGATTGGCTTGAATTTTATGAGCGGCATGGCACTCTTTGTGGGTGTGTTTCTCATCTACAATACCTTTTCCATGCGGGTGGTGGAGCGCAAGCGAGAATTTGGTATGCTCCGCACCTTAGGGATGACCAATCGTCAGGTGGCCGTGCTGGTGCTGGCAGAAGCCGGTCTCTTGGGCGTGATGGGTTCGATAGCCGGGGTGGCGTTGGGGTTGCTTCTCTCGGTGGGGCTGGCACGGTTGCTTTCAGTGTTGCTTGGACAAGACCTGACGATTTCCAGTATTCCAGGCGGGGTGTTGTTTTCCAGTGTTGTGGCGGGCTTGCTGGCTACCTTGGTTGCCGCCTCTTTGCCTGCTTATCAGGCAAGCCGTATTTCTCCAATGGAATCATTGCGCATCCGGGGAATCCAGCGTGAAGGATGGCTTTTCAGATTTGGTTGGGCGATAGGGTTAGCCATTTTTCTTCTCTCCACGTTGTTGCTTGTCTGGAATCCTTTTGCTTATGATGTTCAATTTCGTCTGGGCAGTCTCTCGGTCTTTGGTCTATTTGTCGGAGGGGCTTTGTTCATCCCCGGTAGTCTGGACCTTTGGGACCGGATTTCCCGTCCCGTATTTGTACGACTTTACGGCAATAGTGGACGCCTGGGAACGGCAAATATCCGTCGTGCGCGTCTTCGCACCACTCTGACCGTTGCCGCTTTGATGATGGGGGTTGCCATGACAGTGGTGGTGCGAGGCATGACCAGTTCCTTCAAAGTGGACTTGCTCGACTGGATCAATGCTGTAGTTGGCGGGGATATTTACGTGGGCTCTTCCCTCTCTTTGCAGGGAGATGTCTGGCGGCGGATTGCTGCAGTGGAGGGCGTTCAAGCCGCCACCCCCATTCGTTATGTGGATGTCCGGGCCCGTCTGCAGGGGAGAGAGGAAGAGGACCTTATCTTTATGGCGGTTGATCCCCGACAATACGTTCAGGTTACGCGTTTTGTATTCAGTGATCCCGGCACCGATTTACAAACTGTCATTCAACAACTGGAACAGGGCGAGCATGTTTTGGTTTCCAGCGTAATCGCAGATCGCTTTGGACTTGGGGTTGGGGATGTGCTTTCACTCAAAACCAGTAGCGGGTGGAAAGGATTTACGGTTGCCGGTGTGGTTGTGGATTTCTACAATCAGGGTTTGACTGTCACCGGAACGTGGCAGGACATGCGCAGGTACTTTAAACTTTCCGATGCCTCAGCCATCTTTGTGCGGGTTCAGCCTGGTACCTCCATTCAATCGGTCATCCATCGCATGGATGAACAGTATGGAGAGCGTTATCGCCTGACCTTGCTGTCGAATGAGACGTTAAAAGCCCAGATTAATACCCTTCTCAACCAAGCCTTTAGCATGTTTGATATGCTGGCAATCATTGCCATTCTGGTGGCATCTCTGGGGATTGTGAACACCCTGACCATGAATGTTCTGGAGCGCGCGCGGGAGATTGGCATGTTGCGCAGTATTGGCATGACCCGGGAACAGGTGGCAGGGATGATTCTTGCTGAAGCCGGGGTAATGGGATTGTTTGGAGGACTCTTGGGGCTGGCTTTCGGCGCCTTGCTTTCCAGAATTTTTTTGCAAGCCATGATGGCGATGTCCAACTACCGCTTGCAATTTGTTCTACCCGTTGAAGGCTTACTGATCAGTTTGCTGGCGGCTTGGGGTATCTCTCAAATTGCGGCACTGATCCCTGCGGTGCGTGCCTCACAAATACCTGTACTCGAAGCCATTCGTTATGAATGA